The sequence below is a genomic window from Haematobia irritans isolate KBUSLIRL chromosome 3, ASM5000362v1, whole genome shotgun sequence.
tctgaatatttctcAAATTAAGGCACAACAGATCGCATTTAGCAACTTTGAAGGATATTATAGTGGAggaatatacaaaaatatttttttgtttttaaatatgctTCAATTACGCTGATTTCAAAAcctaaagaacaaaaatataatagcaGACTCTGATTTTCGATTTAGcgaacttttttctatgagtgtagtttatataatttttgttcgcCTTTTTtaagtttcattttttttttaataatcaattaatttgtaaattgtTAAATACTTCATCCCTTTTTCAGCTAACCCCGGAAAATGCACCATAACTACAGATCTTGTTTTGTCTCCCGGTCAAAAGGCTAAAGCTCACAATAATCCCTGTGCTGGAGTGACATGTTTGGACAATGGATATGCAGAATTCAAAACGTAAATTATAGTGGCCTTAATaacctataaaattttttattaatttattattttttattcttcatAGATGTGACCCTGTTCCCCCACCTAAAGGATGCAAATTGAGGGATTTCGTCAATATCGATCGCAGTTTCCCAGAATGCTGTGAACGTACATATGATTGCAGCAAACAAATTTAAGTCTATAAGAAACTATTGGGCATTTGGGagaaaaaaagaataacaaaTTGAATAACAAATTATTGAACGAAGTACATCATATTTAACTAGAAGACCagaatttttgacataaaaacGGATCTTCATCAACAAAGCCCCCTCGCAATGATTATGAATGAAGATAAATATCGCCATACAAAAAATAGGTAcaatgattttgcaaaataaggaactacaacaaatattaaaaaaaaactaaattaacaTAAACTAAAATCGTAAACAAAGAAAGGGGTGTGTCGCTCTTGTCTTATTgtctccaacaacaacaaaaagtagCACTAACCATTATTATCTTCATCGTTGTCATCGTGTTAAGCAAAAGTAGATTGAATTGTGATACACACCCGCACTTTGCAGTTTTTGCGAATGTAGGAAgctgttaattttaattatttatttatattattgtacttttgttattaaaaaaatcgtaatttatttcttattaaaaaacaaaaatcacaagAACtacatatgtttacaaaaaactTGTTCTCTCTTTGTTGCATTTCATccaaacaaattaattattttggaTGGTACACAGTCCATTCACCTCCACGTAGTTGTTGTTAACAGATGCTGTGTTTAAATGCTAATACAAGTGGTATGTGTTTGGTGGTATCTTAAAGGTTGTTACTTAAATAAATCTTTGGGAAATTGTGGCTCGAACTGTACGTTAAAGGTGGAATGTTGTGATTTAGCTTCTTCCTGTTGCTGGTAGGCTTCGATGAAGTccctgaaaaaaaagaaacaaatatatatgaaaaataaatttaaagaaatttaagacAAGTAAAACTTTAGTGAGTGTTAAAATGATTATATTGAGCAAGTAAGGCTAAAGTCATATTAGTTCGATGGCAAATAAGGCATCTGGGTTCTAGGATTCATAAAGCGTTGGGAGAAGGAGTTTTTTACGGTGCAGTGAGTGTTAAATGAGTGTTAGTGAGTGTTAAAATGATTATATTGAGCAAGTAAGGCTAAAGTCATATTAGTTCGATGGCAAATAAGGCATCTGGGTTCTATGATTCATAAAGCGTTGGGAGAAGGAGTTTTTTACGGTGCAGAAGCAATTCTTGTTGTTGGCTTTGAGGCATCTTCATTGGATTTTGTTCTTTCTCATTACACTTCTAGATTGAAGCTGATTCATTTATCCACTCTTAAGAGTCGACGGATGATATTGAGCTCTAAGAAGATTGTTGAGATTCCATACTCAGAATTTATATCTACGATTAGGATAAATATCCCTTTCAGGCTTTGTATGAATTATCACTTCCATTTCCTTGATTTTCAATGTTCGAATTATGCATCAGTA
It includes:
- the LOC142232420 gene encoding uncharacterized protein LOC142232420; this translates as MKFAVFVCVLCSLLVLNEAAIAKARFHNPTNPGKCTITTDLVLSPGQKAKAHNNPCAGVTCLDNGYAEFKTCDPVPPPKGCKLRDFVNIDRSFPECCERTYDCSKQI